Proteins from one uncultured Fusobacterium sp. genomic window:
- a CDS encoding BREX system Lon protease-like protein BrxL: protein MARGKSKIDVELKEKTIKKILAKETCEAINIKKDIKLSQEVSIVKSEKVYNEITYIEFLNSTGISLENPVISIVIHLLKIILLVSSNTGAFLIGEQGTGKSALYSLFFKELCNKISGNITLSNLRGDARKNENNQGNDKDCLLEKDTIIFEEMMNDPKVNGDIIGLLKDCMESGEFLKGNSILTPTQTSFIFIGNNYSNFNNFTDITSKKLLEDLPKEFNDRAFFDRIPIILPHYYSLLGDIKYINEDDLIIPIIELENILKNIRQTQVEFILTDFKGEFSERETKFYNSIIFYLKCLFYQKDSKIPTWFLKGWIEFLKYFRKLLIGEYHNPFNKNSVKLILYLTGYEFDEVEYVAFDREDRLIIKLVDQKLFHKIALTGFGCRNNRLEIDYFYNNPNANILSIKDIQKNDILLIQESGEYLPDKRIYLDNLREQHNSHHKTDEEFNKLVLTKIAKGEEGYPFRGIPKYFEKGLLLQAQEIFNKNITTINLEDFCFEKSEIKLLNFATYLKNN from the coding sequence ATGGCTAGAGGAAAATCTAAAATCGATGTAGAGTTAAAAGAAAAAACTATAAAAAAAATTTTAGCAAAAGAAACATGTGAAGCAATAAATATAAAAAAGGATATTAAGCTTTCTCAAGAAGTAAGTATAGTAAAATCTGAAAAAGTTTATAATGAAATTACTTATATTGAATTTTTAAATAGTACAGGTATTTCTTTGGAAAATCCAGTTATAAGTATAGTGATACATCTTTTGAAAATTATATTACTAGTTTCTTCTAACACTGGAGCATTTTTAATAGGAGAACAAGGCACTGGAAAAAGTGCTTTGTACTCTCTATTCTTTAAGGAATTATGTAATAAAATTTCTGGTAATATTACTTTATCTAATTTACGAGGAGATGCTAGAAAAAATGAAAATAATCAAGGAAATGATAAAGATTGTTTATTAGAAAAAGATACAATAATCTTTGAAGAGATGATGAATGATCCTAAAGTAAATGGAGATATAATAGGATTATTAAAAGATTGCATGGAAAGTGGAGAGTTTTTAAAAGGGAATAGTATTTTAACCCCTACTCAAACCTCTTTCATTTTTATAGGAAATAACTATTCCAATTTTAATAACTTTACTGATATAACATCTAAAAAATTACTTGAAGATTTACCAAAAGAATTTAATGACAGAGCATTTTTTGATAGAATTCCTATTATTTTACCTCATTATTATTCTCTTTTAGGAGATATAAAGTATATAAATGAAGATGATTTAATTATTCCTATTATTGAATTAGAAAATATTTTAAAGAATATTAGGCAAACTCAAGTTGAATTTATACTAACTGATTTTAAAGGAGAGTTTTCAGAGAGAGAAACAAAATTTTATAATTCTATCATCTTTTATCTTAAATGTTTATTTTATCAAAAAGACTCAAAGATTCCAACTTGGTTTTTAAAAGGATGGATCGAATTCTTAAAATATTTTAGAAAACTTTTAATAGGAGAATATCATAATCCTTTTAATAAAAATTCTGTTAAATTAATATTATATTTAACTGGATATGAATTTGATGAAGTAGAGTATGTTGCTTTTGATAGAGAGGATAGGCTAATTATTAAATTAGTAGATCAAAAGTTATTTCATAAAATAGCTTTAACTGGTTTTGGATGTAGGAATAATAGATTGGAGATAGATTATTTTTATAATAATCCTAATGCAAATATTTTATCTATAAAGGATATTCAAAAGAATGACATTTTACTTATTCAAGAAAGTGGAGAATATCTACCAGATAAAAGAATTTATTTAGATAATCTCAGAGAACAACATAATTCACATCATAAAACTGATGAAGAGTTTAATAAATTAGTTCTTACAAAAATAGCAAAAGGAGAAGAAGGGTATCCTTTTCGAGGAATACCTAAATATTTTGAAAAAGGACTTTTACTTCAAGCACAAGAAATTTTTAATAAAAACATAACAACTATAAATTTAGAAGATTTTTGTTTTGAAAAATCAGAAATAAAACTTTTAAATTTTGCAACATATTTAAAAAATAATTAA
- the smpB gene encoding SsrA-binding protein SmpB — MRYNYLKDKDNWRKNMVLAGNKKAFFDYFIEDKFEAGIELVGSEVKSAKAGKISIKESFIRIINGEVFIMGMSIVPWSFGSVYNPEERRVRKLLLHKKEIRKLHEKVTQKGYTIVPLDIHLSKGYVKVSIALARGKKTYDKRESIAKRDVQRDIQRMTKIR, encoded by the coding sequence ATGAGGTATAATTATTTGAAAGATAAAGATAATTGGAGGAAAAATATGGTTTTAGCAGGAAATAAAAAAGCCTTTTTTGACTATTTTATAGAAGATAAATTTGAAGCTGGAATTGAATTAGTAGGAAGTGAAGTAAAATCAGCTAAAGCTGGTAAAATTAGTATAAAAGAATCTTTTATAAGAATTATAAATGGAGAAGTTTTTATTATGGGAATGTCTATTGTTCCTTGGTCATTTGGAAGTGTATATAATCCAGAAGAAAGAAGAGTTAGAAAACTTCTTTTACATAAAAAAGAGATTAGAAAATTACATGAAAAAGTTACTCAAAAGGGATATACAATTGTTCCATTAGATATCCATCTTTCTAAAGGTTATGTTAAAGTTTCTATTGCTCTAGCAAGAGGTAAGAAAACTTATGATAAGAGAGAAAGTATAGCTAAAAGAGATGTACAAAGAGATATTCAAAGAATGACAAAAATTAGATAG
- a CDS encoding type II secretion system protein, which produces MKNGGFSLIEITVAIALIGLMLGIGVPKFRRQLAIGKDTKAIAILTNLRTASELYYLETGNPLTENPTSETEIETALKNLEEYLDEKTFKEIEDGKIEIGGSRALKDGGTEADSNITYGGDIGFTFKNPQEGKASDGVYIWFAPEKGKEYDIKGNKWSEY; this is translated from the coding sequence ATGAAAAATGGAGGATTTAGTTTAATTGAGATAACAGTGGCAATTGCTCTAATAGGTTTGATGTTAGGTATAGGAGTACCTAAGTTTAGAAGACAATTAGCCATTGGAAAGGATACAAAAGCTATAGCCATTTTAACTAATCTTAGAACAGCAAGTGAACTGTATTATTTAGAGACTGGAAATCCTTTAACAGAGAATCCAACAAGTGAAACAGAGATAGAAACAGCTTTAAAAAATTTAGAAGAGTATTTAGATGAAAAAACATTTAAAGAGATAGAAGATGGAAAAATTGAAATAGGTGGAAGTAGAGCATTAAAAGATGGTGGAACAGAAGCTGATTCAAATATAACTTATGGTGGAGATATTGGATTTACTTTCAAAAATCCTCAAGAAGGAAAAGCAAGTGATGGAGTTTATATTTGGTTTGCTCCAGAAAAAGGAAAAGAGTATGATATAAAGGGAAATAAATGGTCAGAATATTAA
- a CDS encoding prepilin peptidase: protein MVRILIFILLLAIIYIDIKKLYIPNFLNLLLLMLGIYYKGTDLITVENSIIGMGVYTVPIIILYGYLSDLLKKEVFGFGDIKLLLSLGYILGYTNLYDIYIYYMIAFSLGAIMGIILGILKKDFRGESPFSPFLILGFLFLWVR, encoded by the coding sequence ATGGTCAGAATATTAATATTTATATTACTTTTAGCCATAATATACATAGATATAAAAAAACTATACATTCCTAATTTTTTAAATTTGTTACTTTTAATGTTAGGGATTTATTACAAAGGAACAGATCTTATTACAGTTGAAAATAGTATCATAGGAATGGGAGTTTATACTGTTCCAATTATAATTTTATATGGATATCTTTCTGATTTATTAAAAAAAGAGGTTTTTGGGTTTGGAGATATTAAATTATTATTATCTTTAGGATATATTTTAGGGTATACTAATCTGTATGATATATACATATACTATATGATAGCCTTTAGTTTAGGGGCTATAATGGGGATAATTTTAGGAATATTGAAAAAAGATTTCAGAGGAGAATCCCCCTTTTCTCCTTTTCTTATTTTGGGATTTCTTTTTCTATGGGTGAGGTAA
- a CDS encoding type II secretion system F family protein, producing MKTYFFKAYDKNRKKISLTLDFNSLGEFHKYLYKNRLTLIKYRIVKRRLRVSKKKIIIFTENLKVLLESGLTISQGLNILENQEDSQIRNIIRNIRLKILEGNSLYSAFSIYKSIFGESYLNILLAGEESGKIIENLNRIYEKLLFEEKIKRKIKEAIFYPIIVLIFTCLLITFILIFIFPNFIDFFKDIDLELPLITKILIFISHNFFKILIFISIVSFFISYFFRRSSSEKIENLKLKIPIYGTLLKKRYMIEFCKNFSIMSDAGIEIINILEILKKGSKYIYQKNELAKVQLKLKIGSSIFEAFSPNLFFSSTQIQIIEIGEKSGYLEKAFNSIAFTMEKELEYYLFKLTSSLEPILLLILGIIVSVIILGLYLPILNISQII from the coding sequence ATGAAAACTTATTTTTTTAAAGCATACGATAAAAATAGAAAAAAGATAAGTTTAACTTTAGACTTTAATAGTTTAGGGGAGTTTCATAAATATTTATATAAAAATAGATTAACTTTGATAAAATATAGAATAGTAAAAAGAAGGTTAAGAGTTTCTAAAAAGAAAATAATAATTTTTACTGAAAATTTAAAGGTTTTATTAGAAAGTGGATTAACTATATCTCAAGGACTAAATATATTGGAAAATCAAGAGGATTCTCAGATAAGAAATATTATAAGAAATATAAGATTAAAAATATTAGAGGGAAATAGCTTATATTCAGCTTTTTCTATATATAAAAGTATTTTTGGAGAGAGTTACTTAAATATACTTTTAGCTGGAGAAGAGTCTGGAAAGATCATAGAAAATCTGAATAGAATTTATGAAAAGCTTTTATTTGAAGAAAAAATAAAAAGAAAAATAAAGGAAGCTATATTTTATCCAATTATTGTACTTATTTTTACTTGCTTACTAATTACTTTCATTTTAATTTTTATATTTCCAAATTTTATTGATTTTTTTAAAGATATAGATTTAGAATTACCTTTAATAACAAAAATTTTAATATTTATTAGTCATAATTTCTTTAAAATCTTAATTTTTATATCAATTGTATCTTTTTTTATATCCTATTTTTTTAGGAGATCAAGTTCTGAAAAAATAGAAAATTTAAAGCTAAAAATACCTATATATGGAACTTTGCTAAAAAAAAGATATATGATAGAGTTTTGTAAAAATTTTTCAATAATGAGTGATGCTGGAATTGAGATTATTAATATATTAGAAATATTAAAAAAGGGAAGTAAATATATCTATCAAAAGAATGAACTTGCTAAAGTCCAATTAAAATTAAAGATCGGAAGTTCAATTTTTGAAGCTTTTTCTCCAAATCTATTTTTTTCATCAACTCAAATTCAAATTATAGAGATAGGAGAAAAGAGTGGATACTTAGAAAAAGCTTTTAACTCAATTGCTTTTACTATGGAGAAGGAGCTAGAATACTATCTTTTTAAATTAACTTCTTCATTAGAACCAATTTTACTACTTATTTTAGGTATAATAGTAAGTGTTATAATTTTAGGGTTATATCTTCCAATTTTAAATATTTCACAAATAATATAA
- a CDS encoding GspE/PulE family protein, with product MKRNTDKIKEIFKELHNSPKRNKNNSDIKITNSLEEENPIVVKGLSAIILQGIEKRASDIHIEPLKDEIRIRYRIDGILYEEMRLDISLHPFLISRIKIISHLDITEKKIPQDGKFQLEVDKKIIDFRVSIIPLITGEKAVIRILDREALDFNLENLGFSDEDLIKIKYLISKKSGILLSCGPTGSGKSSLIYSILKKLNDGRVNISTVEDPVEYEIEGVNQVQYNSEIGRDFATILKAYLRQDPDILMIGEIRDYETAEIAVKSALTGHLVFSTLHTNDSVSGIFRLLNIGIEKYMLSASVIGIISQRLVRQLCSKCKEKDINFKGKLSLLGVDSENYKDRDFYIGKGCEFCNYTGYLKRTAIFEIFIIDEEIRELIDRGVSIQGLENIARKKGMKTLVEAGIEKAILGITSLDEIIRQG from the coding sequence ATAAAAAGAAATACAGATAAGATTAAAGAGATTTTTAAGGAATTGCATAACTCTCCAAAAAGAAATAAGAATAATTCAGATATAAAGATAACAAACTCTTTAGAGGAAGAAAATCCAATTGTTGTAAAGGGATTAAGTGCAATTATTTTGCAAGGAATAGAAAAAAGAGCTAGTGATATTCATATAGAGCCATTAAAAGATGAGATAAGAATAAGATATAGAATAGATGGAATACTTTATGAAGAGATGAGATTGGATATATCTTTACACCCTTTTTTGATTTCAAGAATAAAAATAATCTCTCACTTAGATATAACAGAAAAAAAGATTCCACAAGATGGAAAGTTTCAATTAGAGGTAGATAAGAAAATAATAGATTTTAGAGTTTCAATTATTCCTCTTATTACTGGAGAGAAAGCTGTAATAAGAATTTTAGATAGGGAAGCCTTAGATTTTAATTTAGAAAATTTAGGATTTTCAGATGAAGATCTGATAAAAATAAAATATTTAATCAGTAAAAAGAGTGGTATACTACTCTCTTGTGGTCCAACTGGCTCTGGAAAAAGTAGTTTAATTTATTCTATTTTAAAAAAATTAAATGATGGAAGAGTAAATATTTCAACAGTAGAAGATCCAGTAGAATATGAGATAGAGGGAGTAAATCAAGTTCAGTATAATAGTGAAATAGGAAGAGATTTTGCTACTATATTAAAAGCTTATTTAAGACAAGATCCTGATATTTTAATGATAGGAGAAATAAGGGATTATGAAACAGCAGAAATAGCAGTAAAATCAGCTTTAACTGGACATTTAGTTTTTTCAACTTTACATACTAATGATTCTGTAAGTGGAATTTTTAGACTTTTAAATATAGGGATAGAAAAATATATGCTTTCAGCTTCAGTTATAGGGATAATTTCACAAAGATTAGTGAGACAACTTTGTTCTAAATGTAAGGAGAAAGATATAAATTTTAAAGGAAAACTTTCACTTTTAGGTGTAGATAGTGAAAATTATAAAGATAGAGATTTTTATATAGGAAAAGGATGTGAATTTTGTAACTATACAGGTTATTTAAAAAGAACAGCCATTTTTGAAATTTTTATAATTGATGAAGAGATTAGAGAACTTATAGATAGAGGAGTATCTATTCAAGGGCTAGAAAATATTGCTAGAAAAAAGGGAATGAAAACCCTTGTTGAAGCAGGAATAGAAAAAGCTATATTGGGAATAACTTCATTAGATGAAATTATTAGGCAGGGATAG